The Anguilla anguilla isolate fAngAng1 chromosome 4, fAngAng1.pri, whole genome shotgun sequence genome has a window encoding:
- the ppp1r42 gene encoding protein phosphatase 1 regulatory subunit 42 isoform X2, translated as MVHLNMDLIAKSSSCSKNKGNCSLAQYLKKLTHLNFSNKNIEEIDDISACKNLSVIYLYDNHIKRICNLNFAYNLTHLYMQNNNITHIENLGAVCRLSKLYLGGNSIMVVEGLEQLRELKELHLEGQRLPSGEKLLFDPRTLLSLSESLNVLNISNNNIDEIRDLVVLRNLTRFLAANNQLQDVQELEAVCSQWPQLCRMDLSGNPACHQPKYRDRLITVCKSLVDLDGKEINELSRQFLINWKASKDARKKILDERLMAAQMTHPFPDSGMRSFL; from the exons ATGGTTCACCTGAATATGGATCTGATTGCCAAATCCAGTTCTTGttcaaaaaacaaaggaaactgTTCCCTTGCTCAGTATCTCAAGAAACTCACTCATCTCAATTTTTCCAATAAGAACATTGAAGAAATC GACGACATTTCTGCGTGCAAAAACCTCAGCGTCATTTACCTTTACGACAACCATATAAAGCGGATATGCAACCTGAACTTCGCCTACAACCTCACGCACCTCTACATGCAGAACAACAACATCACTCACATAGAGAACCTTGGAGCTGTCTGCAGACTTTCTAAATT GTACCTGGGGGGCAACAGCATCATGGTGGTGGAGGGTCTGGAGCAGCTGAGGGAGCTGAAGGAGCTGCACCTGGAGGGCCAGAGACTCCCCAGCGGAGAGAAGCTGCTCTTCGACCCCCGgaccctcctctccctctcg gaatcattaaatgtattaaacatCAGCAACAACAATATTGATGAAATTAGGGACCTGGTAGTTCTCAGGAATCTCACACGTTTTTTAGCTGCTAATAACCAGCTTCAAGATGTACAG GAATTAGAGGCGGTTTGCAGCCAGTGGCCACAGCTGTGTCGAATGGATTTGAGTGGAAATCCTGCTTGTCACCAGCCCAAATACAGGGACAGACTAATAACTGTGTGTAAGAGCCTCG TGGACCTCGATGGAAAAGAAATTAACGAGTTATCGAGACAGTTTTTAATAAACTGGAAAGCATCAAAAGATGCAAGAAAGAAAATTCTGGATGAACGGCTTATGGCTGCACAGATGACTCACCCATTTCCTG